Proteins found in one Neofelis nebulosa isolate mNeoNeb1 chromosome 3, mNeoNeb1.pri, whole genome shotgun sequence genomic segment:
- the CCKAR gene encoding cholecystokinin receptor type A isoform X1, whose translation MDVVDSLLVNGSNITPPCELGIENETLFCLDQPHSSKEWQLAVQILLYSLIFLLSVLGNTLVITVLIRNKRMRTVTNIFLLSLAVSDLMLCLFCMPFNLIPNLLKDFIFGSAVCKTTTYFMGTSVSVSTFNLVAISLERYGAICKPLQSRVWQTKSHALKVIATTWCLSFTIMTPYPIYSNLVPFTKNNNQTANMCRFLLPNDMMQQSWHTFLLLILFLIPGIVMMVAYGLISLELYQGIKFDAIQKKSARERKPSSSSGGGRYEDSDGCYLQKPRPRTRLELQQLSSSGGGSRVNRVRSSSSAANLMAKKRVIRMLMVIVVLFFLCWMPIFSANAWRAYDTASAERRLSGTPISFILLLSYTSSCVNPIIYCFMNKRFRLGFMATFPCCPNPGPPGVRGEVGEEEEGRTTGASLSRGSRRRLGPALGFWATGGRKCSVTFTIRKTSTCQ comes from the exons ATGGATGTGGTCGACAGCCTTCTCGTGAATGGGAGCAACATCACCCCTCCCTGTGAGCTGGGAATCGAAAATGAGACGCTCTTCTGCTTGGATCAGCCCCATTCTTCCAAAG AGTGGCAGCTGGCTGTGCAGATCCTCCTGTATTCCTTGATATTCCTGCTCAGCGTGCTGGGAAACACCCTGGTCATCACGGTGCTGATTCGGAACAAGAGGATGAGAACTGTCACCAACATCTTTCTGCTCTCCCTGGCCGTCAGCGacctcatgctctgcctcttctGCATGCCGTTCAACCTCATCCCCAACCTGCTCAAGGATTTCATCTTCGGGAGTGCTGTTTGCAAGACTACCACCTACTTCATGG GCACTTCGGTGAGCGTATCCACCTTTAATCTGGTGGCCATATCTCTGGAAAGATACGGTGCAATCTGCAAACCCTTACAGTCCCGGGTCTGGCAGACAAAATCGCATGCTTTGAAGGTGATCGCCACTACCTGGTGCCTCTCCTTTACCATCATGACTCCGTACCCAATTTATAGCAACCTGGTGCCTTTTACCAAAAATAACAACCAGACCGCAAACATGTGCCGCTTCCTACTGCCGAATGATATGATGCAGCAGTCCTG gcaCACGTTCCTGTTACTCATCCTCTTTCTTATTCCTGGAATCGTGATGATGGTGGCCTATGGATTAATCTCTCTGGAACTTTACCAAGGAATAAAATTTGATGCTATCCAGAAGAAGTCTGCTAGGG aaaGGAAACcgagcagcagcagcggcggcggcaggtACGAGGACAGCGACGGCTGTTACCTGCAGAAGCCCAGACCCCGCACCCGGCTGGAGCTGCAGCAGCTGTCCAGCAGCGGGGGCGGCAGCAGAGTCAACCGCGTCAGGAGCAGCAGCTCGGCGGCCAACCTAATGGCCAAGAAGCGGGTGATTCGCATGCTCATGGTCATCGTGGTCCTCTTCTTCTTGTGCTGGATGCCCATCTTCAGCGCCAACGCCTGGCGGGCCTATGACACGGCCTCAGCCGAGCGCCGCCTCTCCGGGACCCCCATTTCCTTCATCCTCCTGCTGTCCTACACCTCATCCTGCGTCAACCCCATCATCTACTGCTTCATGAACAAACGGTTCCGCCTCGGCTTCATGGCCACCTTCCCCTGCTGCCCCAACCCTGGTCCCCCAGGggtgagaggggaggtgggagaggaggaggaaggcaggaccaCGGGGGCCTCCCTGTCCAG GGGAAGTCGACGGAGGCTGGGGCCCGCACTCGGTTTCTGGGCGACTGGAGGCAGGAAATGTTCAGTGACATTCACCATCAGAAAAACCTCCACATGCCAGTAA
- the CCKAR gene encoding cholecystokinin receptor type A isoform X3 — MDVVDSLLVNGSNITPPCELGIENETLFCLDQPHSSKEWQLAVQILLYSLIFLLSVLGNTLVITVLIRNKRMRTVTNIFLLSLAVSDLMLCLFCMPFNLIPNLLKDFIFGSAVCKTTTYFMGTSVSVSTFNLVAISLERYGAICKPLQSRVWQTKSHALKVIATTWCLSFTIMTPYPIYSNLVPFTKNNNQTANMCRFLLPNDMMQQSWHTFLLLILFLIPGIVMMVAYGLISLELYQGIKFDAIQKKSARERKPSSSSGGGRYEDSDGCYLQKPRPRTRLELQQLSSSGGGSRVNRVRSSSSAANLMAKKRGKSTEAGARTRFLGDWRQEMFSDIHHQKNLHMPVTGVQQGSCYKCNCQTHVQNGDADPI, encoded by the exons ATGGATGTGGTCGACAGCCTTCTCGTGAATGGGAGCAACATCACCCCTCCCTGTGAGCTGGGAATCGAAAATGAGACGCTCTTCTGCTTGGATCAGCCCCATTCTTCCAAAG AGTGGCAGCTGGCTGTGCAGATCCTCCTGTATTCCTTGATATTCCTGCTCAGCGTGCTGGGAAACACCCTGGTCATCACGGTGCTGATTCGGAACAAGAGGATGAGAACTGTCACCAACATCTTTCTGCTCTCCCTGGCCGTCAGCGacctcatgctctgcctcttctGCATGCCGTTCAACCTCATCCCCAACCTGCTCAAGGATTTCATCTTCGGGAGTGCTGTTTGCAAGACTACCACCTACTTCATGG GCACTTCGGTGAGCGTATCCACCTTTAATCTGGTGGCCATATCTCTGGAAAGATACGGTGCAATCTGCAAACCCTTACAGTCCCGGGTCTGGCAGACAAAATCGCATGCTTTGAAGGTGATCGCCACTACCTGGTGCCTCTCCTTTACCATCATGACTCCGTACCCAATTTATAGCAACCTGGTGCCTTTTACCAAAAATAACAACCAGACCGCAAACATGTGCCGCTTCCTACTGCCGAATGATATGATGCAGCAGTCCTG gcaCACGTTCCTGTTACTCATCCTCTTTCTTATTCCTGGAATCGTGATGATGGTGGCCTATGGATTAATCTCTCTGGAACTTTACCAAGGAATAAAATTTGATGCTATCCAGAAGAAGTCTGCTAGGG aaaGGAAACcgagcagcagcagcggcggcggcaggtACGAGGACAGCGACGGCTGTTACCTGCAGAAGCCCAGACCCCGCACCCGGCTGGAGCTGCAGCAGCTGTCCAGCAGCGGGGGCGGCAGCAGAGTCAACCGCGTCAGGAGCAGCAGCTCGGCGGCCAACCTAATGGCCAAGAAGCGG GGGAAGTCGACGGAGGCTGGGGCCCGCACTCGGTTTCTGGGCGACTGGAGGCAGGAAATGTTCAGTGACATTCACCATCAGAAAAACCTCCACATGCCAGTAACAGGAGTCCAGCAAGGCTCATGTTACAAATGCAACTGCCAAACACACGTTCAAAATGGCGATGCGGACCCTATTTAA
- the CCKAR gene encoding cholecystokinin receptor type A isoform X2, whose product MDVVDSLLVNGSNITPPCELGIENETLFCLDQPHSSKEWQLAVQILLYSLIFLLSVLGNTLVITVLIRNKRMRTVTNIFLLSLAVSDLMLCLFCMPFNLIPNLLKDFIFGSAVCKTTTYFMGTSVSVSTFNLVAISLERYGAICKPLQSRVWQTKSHALKVIATTWCLSFTIMTPYPIYSNLVPFTKNNNQTANMCRFLLPNDMMQQSWHTFLLLILFLIPGIVMMVAYGLISLELYQGIKFDAIQKKSARERKPSSSSGGGRYEDSDGCYLQKPRPRTRLELQQLSSSGGGSRVNRVRSSSSAANLMAKKRVIRMLMVIVVLFFLCWMPIFSANAWRAYDTASAERRLSGTPISFILLLSYTSSCVNPIIYCFMNKRFRLGFMATFPCCPNPGPPGVRGEVGEEEEGRTTGASLSRYSYSHMSASAPPP is encoded by the exons ATGGATGTGGTCGACAGCCTTCTCGTGAATGGGAGCAACATCACCCCTCCCTGTGAGCTGGGAATCGAAAATGAGACGCTCTTCTGCTTGGATCAGCCCCATTCTTCCAAAG AGTGGCAGCTGGCTGTGCAGATCCTCCTGTATTCCTTGATATTCCTGCTCAGCGTGCTGGGAAACACCCTGGTCATCACGGTGCTGATTCGGAACAAGAGGATGAGAACTGTCACCAACATCTTTCTGCTCTCCCTGGCCGTCAGCGacctcatgctctgcctcttctGCATGCCGTTCAACCTCATCCCCAACCTGCTCAAGGATTTCATCTTCGGGAGTGCTGTTTGCAAGACTACCACCTACTTCATGG GCACTTCGGTGAGCGTATCCACCTTTAATCTGGTGGCCATATCTCTGGAAAGATACGGTGCAATCTGCAAACCCTTACAGTCCCGGGTCTGGCAGACAAAATCGCATGCTTTGAAGGTGATCGCCACTACCTGGTGCCTCTCCTTTACCATCATGACTCCGTACCCAATTTATAGCAACCTGGTGCCTTTTACCAAAAATAACAACCAGACCGCAAACATGTGCCGCTTCCTACTGCCGAATGATATGATGCAGCAGTCCTG gcaCACGTTCCTGTTACTCATCCTCTTTCTTATTCCTGGAATCGTGATGATGGTGGCCTATGGATTAATCTCTCTGGAACTTTACCAAGGAATAAAATTTGATGCTATCCAGAAGAAGTCTGCTAGGG aaaGGAAACcgagcagcagcagcggcggcggcaggtACGAGGACAGCGACGGCTGTTACCTGCAGAAGCCCAGACCCCGCACCCGGCTGGAGCTGCAGCAGCTGTCCAGCAGCGGGGGCGGCAGCAGAGTCAACCGCGTCAGGAGCAGCAGCTCGGCGGCCAACCTAATGGCCAAGAAGCGGGTGATTCGCATGCTCATGGTCATCGTGGTCCTCTTCTTCTTGTGCTGGATGCCCATCTTCAGCGCCAACGCCTGGCGGGCCTATGACACGGCCTCAGCCGAGCGCCGCCTCTCCGGGACCCCCATTTCCTTCATCCTCCTGCTGTCCTACACCTCATCCTGCGTCAACCCCATCATCTACTGCTTCATGAACAAACGGTTCCGCCTCGGCTTCATGGCCACCTTCCCCTGCTGCCCCAACCCTGGTCCCCCAGGggtgagaggggaggtgggagaggaggaggaaggcaggaccaCGGGGGCCTCCCTGTCCAGGTATTCCTACAGCCACATGAGcgcctctgccccgcccccgtga